AGGACTGAAGTAAAACGAAAGGATGGCTCTTTTATGTGCGGTGCCCGAAGGCGTTTTTCGCTGTAACGGTAGAAAAAGCGACTGTTCTCCGTGAGTGAGCGAACGGGATCAGGGAGTGTTGGAGCCGGTCAGGGGAAATGGCCGCGGTATGGAATATGCTGCATAAACAATAACATCAGAATTCTTTTACAGACAATATATTATCCATTTTCGTTTATTTTTTGTACTTTTAGCCAATATTTTATCCACAATATGTACTCATTAGAACAAACACCTACCGAGGTTAGTAAAAAGTTAGCACAAAGATTTCGTACCCTGCGAAAGCAATCAAAACTATCTCAAAAAGAGATGGCAGAACGATCAGGTGTTTCATTGGGTAGTTTAAAGCGGTTTGAAAGAACCGGGAGAATTTCTCTTGAATCACTATTGAAATTAATGCATCTTCTGGGACGATTAAACGAAATCGATACTATTCTTTCAATAAATGAAAACCGGGAAGATATTGAAAAACTTTTTTCAAAATAATCTGAAAGTCAATGCCAGCAATAAAGAAAATAACAGTATCGCTGTTGCTCGAAGGAGATATAGCAGAAGTGGGAGAACTAGTATTATCTGATAGCAAAATCTATTTTAGATATAATGCAGATTTCCTAAAAAATGGCCTCAACCTCTCGCCTATCAAATTGCCATTTACCAATGATATTTTAAGTGCAGACAAAGAACCTTTTGACGGATTATTTGGAGTATTTAACGACTCGTTACCAGATGGATGGGGACGTTTACTTCTTGATCGCTCACTAGCTTCAAAAGGAATCGACATAGCAAGAATTACACCTTTGGACCGGTTGGCATTTGTGGGCTCTACCGGTATGGGGGCTCTTACTTATAAGCCAGAAATTGAACCTGCTGAAGATACCGGTCTCATTCCTGAGCTTGACATACTTGCTTACGAAATGAATCAAATCCTACAGGGAACAAGTTCTGATATTATTGAGGAATTATTTATTCTTGGAGGATCATCAGGTGGTGCCCGCCCAAAGGTTTTTGTTGGTTACAATCCTCATTCCAATGAACTGACTCATGGTTTCGACCATCTGCCAGACGGTTATGAGGACTGGATTATTAAATTTCCATCATCATCAGACAATCCGGAAATTGCCAGAATCGAATTCGCCTATCACAAAATGGCCTTGCAGGCAGGAATAAGAATGAGCAGATGCAGGCTGTTTGAGGGAAAATCAGGAAAGGTATATTTCGGAACAAGACGTTTTGATCGGGATTCAGGGAAACGTCTGCATACACATACGGCATCCGGACTTATGCATGACAATTTCAGAATGAGTACTATGGATTATGGCCATTTAATGGACTGTGCATTCCGCCTTGAAAAACATGTAAATGCCTATAAAAAAGTTCTCAGGTTAGCCGCATTCAATGTTTACTCTCACAATCGCGACGATCATAGCAAAAATTTCTCTTTCCTGATGAACGCAAAAGGAGAATGGCAATTTGCCCCGGCTTACGACCTGACATTTTCGAATTCGGCCTACGGATTTCACAGCACCATGATAGCTGGAGAAAGTCGGAATCCAGGACGAAAGGAACTTTTGAAGTTGGCCGATCATTTTGGATTAAAAAAAGGCGATGTAATTATCGAAGAAGTTCAAGATGCAATTAACCATTGGCCGTCCATTGCCAAAGAATGCGGAATTTCAAAAACCAACATCCAAAATATCCAGAATGTACTGAATAAAATTATGGACTAACTTATATATTTAATGGTAAAGCATCTACAAATTAATCACTATAATTCTTCCGGTATCAGTACATGTACCACTAGTAGTACCGGATCTGATACAGGCAACTTATCAGACCTTGTTCAAAATGAAGCAGAAGCACTTTATGAGCTCTAAAGAATGTATTAAACTCTTTATTTTTGTCATTTATTGAGTAGTCTTACTACTCGTTTTTGCATTTAAGTAAAGCAATAGTGTGGTTATTCCGTTTCGCTTTTTTTAGATTTTTCAGAATACAAGCTCAAAAAGCATGAATCAAAAATTGATTATCTGAAAAGCGTTCTAAAACTTTAATTAAATGATTCTGCTGAGCTAAAATGAAATATTGAAAGACTATTTCTTTAAGTTTTTGATGTCATCTAATTTTATGGCTTGTGCTGCTTTGTTTTTCTTCTCGTCCACCACTTTTGCATAAATCTGAGTGGTTTTTACATTTGTATGTCCAAGCATTTTACTAACCGTATAGATATCCGTTCCGCTCGATAATTGCAGGGTTGCAAATGTATGTCTGAAATTATGAAATGTGATCTTCTTTTTGATACCTGCAGCTTCAATCCAATTTTTTAACCGCCGCGAAATCCATGCCGGTCCCGGCAAATCGTCAAAAACTAATTGCTCTGGCGTTCCTACTTCCCCACAAAGCTGCAAGGCCTGTTCTGAGATCGGAGTATACTCAAATCCTTTTGTTTTCTGTTGTGTAAATTGTAATCGCGCTTGATCTCCATCAACAATTATTTCATTCCATTTTAGTTGCTGAATATCAATAAGCCTCAATCCTGTTAGAGCAGAGAAAAGCGCAGCTCTTTTAAGAATATCACGTTCACAGGGCGTGGCTACAAGTTTATTTAGTTCCTCTACGGTTAGGTATTCCCTACGAGATTCCTGCCATTGAATTCCTTTTATCTTAGCAGATAAATCACTAGCCAGATATCCATCAACAAAGGCCTGTTTAAGCGCTGCCTTAAAAACAGAAAAATAGGTAGATGCGGAATTATGGGATAGCTTACCACCTTTGTTACCTCCCCGCGGTGCTGACAAGAGAAAAAGTCTGAAATTTTCAGCCAGACTTAAATTTAATTCTGAAAATAAAAGTGTATCTCCTGCATATAGTTTTAGGAACTCAATGGAACGTTCCCAATTTATTAAAATAGATTTCGAGCTATTTGAATGACGTTTATAAGTTACTTTGGTAAAGTAATCGATAAAATTCTGCTGCAATCGTTCCTTTTGCTCAGCCTGAGCGCTTCCGGTATCATTGTATAGATCCGCATGATCATATTCGCGTTGTCGGAGCTTACGAACGCCATCAGCATATAACATGCTTTCTCTATCAACTTCACTCTTACAAATAATTATTCCATTATCATCGCGTTTGGGTTTGTAGGTTTTTATTCCCTTGGCGTTGATCCGAGCATTCCCCTTTTTATTCCATACCACTGTAGTTACACTTCTATTAAGGTATTCCCGAATACGCTGAGGCGTTTTCTTACCTGGGACAAACACAGGATAACTCTCTAAATAAATGTACCACTCATTTCTATTTTCAGCCTTGCGAAGCCTAACGGTTACTTTCGTTTTTGATAATTGTTTCATGGGGTATTAGTTTATTTCGATTCGTAGATACTATCAATTTCTGTTTTGGGAGCATATACGTATTTCCCAATCTGCCGAATAGGAATGGAGAATTTACGAATATGTTTATAAACAGAACTAGCCGATATACCGAATTTTTGAGTAATCTCCCCAATCGTGTAACAATCTTCAGGCTCCAAGCGATATAGCTTTACCTTCGAATTCTTTTTAGTTGTAGATCTTTCTTTTTTAATCGGGAACATTTGCTCAACTGCCTTTCTTTCTATTCGTACTAGACGAGTTCCAAGATTGATTGCAGGTATTCGACCTTGACGCACAAGTCTATATAATGTACTTTTCGCCACACCAAAAAGGATTATTGCTTCTGGTACCGATAAATACATTCGGTCCTTTGGAATTCTTTCTGCCAATGCCTTTCGTTGTTCCTCTTTTTTCTTTTCTGCTTTTCTTTTTCGATAGGCAGTATCACTACAAGTTTTGGAACAGTAGACCGAGTTCACTGTTTTCGGAATAAAAGGCTCTTTACAAACCTCACAATTCTTCTGAATTTTGCTTATCACCATCTTTACCTGCAATTAAGTACTCATAAGTAGTCATAAGAACTTATAAGTTCCACTTTAACGCTAATTAAGTTCCGATACAAATATAGTACTAATATAAGCTAAAAATACATGAAAAAAAAGTTGACAACATCAAGTGAACACAAACAAAAAACGCAGTAAGTCAGAAACTTACTGCGTTTTACTAATTATTGATTATCCTTAATAATCGTACCCTATTTGACTTCTTCAAAATCAACATCGGTTACTTCACCGTCGTCTTTTGGCTGTCCCTGTGCACCTGCATCAGGTCCGGCTTGTCCGGCGTCAGGACCTGGCTGGCCACCTTGTGCTTGCGATGCATTGTACATTTCTTGCGAAGCAGCCTGGAATACGGTGTTCAGCTCGTTCATTGCTGCATCAATTGCAGCCAGATCTTTTGAAGCGTGTGCTTCTTTAAGCTTTTTCAATGCATCTTCAATCGGGCCTTTTTTGTCTGCCGGCAATTTGTCGCCAAACTCTTTCAGTTGCTTCTCGGTCTGGAAAATCAAACTGTCAGCCTGGTTAATTTTGTCAGCAGTTTCCTTTGCTTGCTTGTCAGCTTCGGCATTTGCTTCAGCTTCCGATTTCATGCGGTTAATTTCCTCATCCGAAAGTCCAGAAGAAGCTTCGATACGAATCGACTGCGATTTACCTGTTGCTTTATCTTTAGCATGAACATGCAAAATACCGTTTGCGTCGATATCGAAAGTTACCTCGATTTGCGGGATGCCACGTGGTGATGGTGGAATTCCGTCTAAGTGGAAACGACCGATTGTTTTGTTACCCGATGCAATTGGACGCTCACCCTGCAAAACATGAATTTCTACTGAAGGCTGATTATCCGCGGCAGTGGTAAATGTTTCCGACTTTTTGGTAGGAATAGTAGTATTGGCTTCAATCAACTTAGTCATTACACCTCCCATGGTTTCAATACCCAACGACAGTGGTGTAACATCAAGTAACAATACATCTTTTACTTCTCCGGTTAAAACACCACCCTGAATAGCAGCACCTACAGCTACAACCTCATCAGGATTTACTCCTTTTGATGCATCTTTACCAAAAAACTCTTTTACTTTATCCTGGATGGCAGGTATACGAGTTGAACCACCAACTAAAATAACCTCGTCAATATCGCTTGCAGATAATCCGGCATTTTGTAATGCTTTACGACAAGGTTCGATAGTTGCGTTGATTAACGAATCGGCCAGTTGCTCGAATTTCGCACGCGATAAAGTTTTTACAAGGTGTTTTGGAATACCGTTAACCGGCATAATATAAGGCAGGTTAATCTCGGTTTGCGACGAGCTCGACAATTCGATTTTTGCTTTCTCGGCAGCTTCTTTCAAACGTTGCAATGCCATTGGGTCTTCGCGCAAGTCAATACCTTCTTCGCTTTTAAACTCGTCGGCCAACCAGTCGATAATTACCTGGTCAAAATCGTCACCACCAAGGTGTGTATCACCATCGGTAGATTTTACTTCGAAAACGCCGTCACCCAGCTCCAAAATAGAAATATCGAAGGTACCACCACCAAGGTCGAATACCGCGATTTTCATGTCACGATCCATCTTATCCAAACCGTATGCCAACGAGGCAGCAGTAGGTTCGTTAATGATACGACGAACAGTTAACCCTGCAATCTCACCAGCTTCTTTGGTTGCCTGACGCTGCGAATCGTTAAAATAGGCAGGAACAGTAATAACGGCTTCAGTTACTTCTTGTCCAAGATAATCTTCAGCTGTTTTCTTCATTTTCTGAAGTGTCATTGCCGAGATTTCCTGAGGTGAATATTTTCTGTCGTCGATTTGTACACGTGGTGTGTTGTTGTCGCCTTTTACCACTTTATATGGTACACGGGCCACTTCTTTTGAAACACGATCAAAAGTTTCGCCCATAAAGCGTTTAATCGAGAAGATTGTTTTTGTTGGATTGGTGATTGCCTGACGTTTTGCAGGATCGCCAACTTTTCGTTCTCCGTTTTCCACGAAAGCAACGATAGAAGGTGTTGTACGTTTTCCCTCGCTATTGGGGATAACTACAGGTTCGTTACCTTCCATTACAGAAACACAAGAGTTTGTGGTTCCCAAGTCAATTCCGATAATTTTTCCCATTGTTATATTTTTTAAGTTTTTATTGTTTCAAAAAAAAATTACGCCTGCAAACAATCAATGATTGTGCCATGCAAAAATCGGCGGAATGAATGTAAAATCTGACACACTATTGCTCTATGATGGTAAAAATCGTGTCAGGAGTGGTGACAAAACGACAGTGGATTTACGAATATTGAATAAAGACTACCGATTTTAGATTAAACAGATGGACTGGTTAGTAGAAGCTTTGTAATGCTTTTACTTGTTAAGGGGCACTGCTAAGGTAAGGCAGATAATTTTTCTTAATACTTACTGCGGTAAATCGACAGCGAAAACTCGGGTCCCGGCACCACAAACTGCTCACCATCGGCAAGGCGCCATGCAAAATCAAGTTTTATTCTCGATTTTTCGCTGAGTTGAGAATAAAAGCCTAAATACGGAATAAGGTTATGACTCAGGCTACCCATATCATCAAAATTATTCAACTCAATGCCCGGAACGTATCGCATTCCAAAATCGAATTGTGTTCGCAGGTTAGGATAATAGCTCCAGCCTAAACTAATTTCGGCTGTTGCCCAATCGCGGCTGACATTGGCATTATTCAATATCCCATCGTTATTCTCAATATCCTTTTTTGTATAGCGGTTGTAAACCATTCCTGCCGAAATATTTCTATTCCATTTTACATTCAAATATTTAGCATTATCGTACTGCATGTATCCACCAAACAGAAAGTCCGGTTCCTGGTTATAATATTCAAATTGTGGCCCAATTTCAAATCGACTTCCCTGGTACCGCGGCTCAAACTCGCTGTATTGCCATTCGGCTGCCATCGATTCGGGAGAAGCCAGAACAAATGTGCTTCGAATAAAATCAACCACTTCAGCCATTTCCTTTTCAGCACTATGTCCTTCTTTATAATTGCGATTGTGTTTAATATTGGCTATTACCTGTGCAAATTGTGCAATTTCGTAATCAGAAAATAAACGACCGGGGTAATATTTTTCGAGCAGGTAATGAGCCGTCATCAGGTGGTTCATTGGGCTTAAGCGCCCGGTTCCCCAGCCGGCTTTAGCACTCAATCCATACCTGAAACGATCTTTAGTAGTGCTTTCGTCAACCGGGCTTATAACGCCCAACGAGTCGGTACTTGAACCATCAAGATTTTGTTTAAAAACATCGTAGCGGCCCCAGGCATTAATATCAAAAACGGTATAACTTTTTGCATCGTAGTAGTAACGATAAAGGTAATCGATATTGGCGGATGTTCGGAGTCCGTAAAAATCCTGGTCGGCAGCAATGTTCTCCACATTCGAACTGTCCACCCAATCGCCGTATCCACCAAAGGGGCCTGTTTCAAAACTCACGCTCAACCGTTCTTGTTTGTAATCCAGCAAGTTCCAATAATTACCTGCCAGCCTAAACTTTCCGTTTAACAAGGTACGTTCTTCGTTAAAACGGCTTTCATCGCTTAACAATTCTTCGGTTTCTTTACTAATTCCCAATAGAAATCCGGTAGTCAATTCGCTCTTTTTAAACGAAACCACCTCGTTACTGATGGCATCATCCTGGGCATTAGCCCCAACAAAAGCCAATACACTAAACAGAAACAGAAGAATTACGGGGTATACGTTATTTAGTTTTCTCATTTTCCGACGTTGAAATTAGCCACAAAGAAAATAAACCTACTGAAAACTTTGGGCATAAACCGGTTAATAAAAGTTAAGCAACTAAAGCTATGTTACGAAAAAGGGCTTGCTTTTGTGCAAAATAAAAGGTTTGGTTAGTTTTGCAGTGTAAACAGAATAATATAACAGACATGTCAGTACATAGCGAAGTTCGGAAAGTTACCACGCACCGTTTATCGGAAATGAAATTGCGTGGCGAAAAAATATCGATGTTAACCTCGTACGATTACAGTATGGCCCAACTGGTTGATGAAGCCGGAATTGATGTTATTCTGGTTGGCGATTCTGCCTCGAACGTAATGGCCGGCCACGAAACCACGCTGCCCATTACTTTAAACGAAATGATTTACCATGGCGCCTCGGTAGTTCGTGCCGTAAACCGTGCCCTGGTTGTTGTTGATTTGCCTTTTGGAACCTACCAGGGTAACTCGCGCGAAGCCCTGAGTTCGGCTATTCGAATTATGAAAGAAACAGCTGCCGACGCGGTAAAACTGGAGGGTGGCGAAGAAGTTATTGAATCGGTAAAACGCATTCTATCTGCCGGAATTCCGGTTATGGGGCACCTGGGGCTAATGCCACAATCCATCCATAAGTTCGGAACATATACCGTGCGTGCCAAAGAGGATGCCGAAGCGGAAAAACTGATTAACGATGCCAAATTGCTGGAAGAAGCAGGGTGTTACGCCATTGTATTGGAGAAAATTCCGGCCTCGTTGGGCGAGCGTGTTGCCCAAGAGCTAAAAATTCCGGTAATTGGAATTGGTGCCGGTGGTGGTGTAGATGGACAGGTTTTGGTAATTCATGATATGCTGGGGATTACTCAACAATTTTCGCCACGCTTTTTACGCCGTTACCATAACCTGGCTGCCGAAATTAAAGGCGCAGTTGGTAATTATATCAACGATGTGAAATCGCAGGACTTCCCCAGCGATAAAGAACAGTACTAACATTTAAGGTAAAAGTCAAATTCTCTGAAAAACATCATCCCCTAAAACTGCTTTCGAAGGGAAATGCGGGAAAACAGGGGATGACAAAACAGAGATAAAATTTGGTTAGGAAAAGAGAGTAGCTAACTTATGGACGTAATTTACGAAGACAACCATATTATTGCAATTAACAAGGCATGCGGCGATGTGGTGCAGGGCGATAAAACCGGCGACGAAACCGTTATCGACAAGGTAAAAAAGTTTCTGAAGGTAAAATACAACAAACCGGGAAACGTGTACCTGGGCCTGCCACACCGCCTCGACCGGCCAACAAGTGGCATCCTTATACTGGCAAAAACAAGCAAAGTACTGCCACGGCTAAATAAGCTTTTTCAAACCAAAAATGGCATGCGAAAAGTGTATTGGGCTGTGGTTGACAAACGTCCGCCCAAATACACCGACACGCTGGAGCATTACCTGCGCAAAGACCAGGAGAAAAACCGGAGTTATGCCTACACCGAGCCTCGTTCTGATGCTAAATTTGCCAGCCTTACCTACCGCCATGTTGCCAGTATCGAGCGTTATCACTTACTGGAAATTGAAATTCATACCGGCCGTCATCACCAGATCAGGGTACAGCTACGCCAATTAAATTTGCACATTAAAGGCGATTTAAAATATGGAGCCCCACGATCGAATAAAAACAAAGGAATTCATTTACATGCACGGCAGGTTGAGCTGATACACCCGGTGCGAAAAACACCACTTACCATAGTTGCCGACCCACCCGTGGATCCGGTTTGGGATGAATTTATGAAACTATTTAAAGCCGGGAAATTTAGTCCGGTGGAGGTTTGAACTGAGAGGGCTGATGGAATGAGTGATTGTGGAGATGATTCAGGAATTTTAATGCTTTAATGCTACAATGCTTTATTTCAGGTAAAATAAAAATTTGTATCTGCCCACTCGTATTACTCCTAAATTACAGTTATTCTACACTTTTGCCTTTTTTCTTTTTCTTGAAACTCTCTATTCCAAATCCTTAGGTTTAAAAGCAAATGGCAGTAAATTATCGGCGCCTTCAAAAACCTGGATTCGCTTACGACCATCAAGAATTATGCGCATGTGTGCATTGTACCGCGATTCAGTTTCAACTAACACCTGCCTGCACGAGCCACAGGGTTGCGCCGGGTGCTCTACAATTCCGTGTGCATTTTTTGCCGTTACGGCAATGGCTTTAACGGGCACATCAGGATAAGTAGAGTTGGCATAAAACATGGCCACACGTTCGGCACACAGCCCGTCGGTAAAATCGGCATTTTCCTGGTTGCTTCCTAAAATCATTTCACCATTTTCAAGTAAAAGGGCAGCACCCACCTGAAATTTTGAATACGGCGCATAGGCATTTTTGCAAGCCTCGCGGGCTGCCAGCAGTAACTTCTGATCAGCATCGGGCAGTTCCACAACCGCATCGTATTCGCAAACCATTATTCGCAGTTCCTTTCTTCGCATAAAAAGGTATTTTTCTCAAATGTACAATTTTATATTAAATGGTAATCCTTCAGCTCATTTTTCATTTCGGTAACAATTTGGACATTAAACAGCTTTCGGTTTTTACCAACCAATTACTTAAACTTTCCACTTTCCGTCCAATAAACCAAGCTTACTCACGTTTCATTGTTTATAAATTGCTCTGTTTTTCATGGGTAAATACCAACGGGTATTTTATTTTTGGCAGCAGCAAACTTTGTAACAGAAACATGAGACACCTATTTTCCACGCTACTACTTACACTACTTGTTATTAATGTTTTTTCGCAACGAATTACACGCGAAGAATACATCAGAAAATGGCAACTGTTGGCCATTGAAGAAATGAACCGCAGCGGTATACCAGCTAGCATAACCATGGCGCAAGGCTGCCTGGAGTCGGGAAACGGGAACAGTGAACTCTCGCTAAAATCGAACAACCACTTTGGTATTAAGTGTAAAAAAAGCTGGAAAGGAAAGAAGGTTTATTACGATGACGATAGGAAAAATGAATGTTTCAGAAGCTACCGAACGGTAGAAGATTCATATATTGACCACACTAACTTTCTGATGCAAAACCAACGCTATGCATCGCTTTTTCAGTTAAAACACACCGACTACAAAGGCTGGGCAAAAGGTTTAAAAAAAGCAGGTTACGCCACAGCCCACGATTATGACAAACGTTTAATTCGGATTATTGAGGAAAACAAGCTGTACCGCCTCGATAAAAAAATGACCTTTAACCAGATTGAAGTGCAAACAGCTCATAATGTTCTGGATACCGACACCTCGGGCAAACTAACGATTACTCCGTTTAATTCGCACGAGGTAACCAAATTTAACCGGGTAAAAGCAGTGGTGGCCCAAAAAGGCGACACCTACGAAATACTGGCGCAGGAACTTGGCCTGAAGGATTGGGAGTTGTATAAATTTAACGATCAGCGGCCGGGCTATCGTCCGGTACCCAATGAAGTAGTATATATAAAACCCAAAAAGAATAAAACCCAAAAGAATAAACTCACACACCGTGTGCAGGAAGGCGAAACCATGCATTACATCTCGCAATTGTACGGGATAAAGTTAAAACCACTGTATCGTCGCAACGGGTTGAAAAAGGGGCAGCAACCTCGCCCGGGCCAGGTAATTTATCTGCGGAAGAAGAAGTAAGGAATTGAGAGAATAAAGGCTGAATTGACCATTGCTTGAATGCTTTAATACATCCTCCTCACTTTGTGAATCCTGGTGATTTATGGGTTTAACTCTTCGTAAAAAGGCGGAAAAAAACAATCCGTTTCCGAAGCACTATTCTTGTTTAAAATGAAGGTATTGTTATGAAGATACCCTGTACATAAAATACCTTAAAAGTACACGGTCGGCAAACAGTACAAAAACCACCAAAAGGGTTACACCCACCACCAACGACGCATTTGCAGAAAGGAAAGTCAACCAACCCGATACCGTAACATCGTACCAAACAAAGGCCAAAACCGCAGCAACAACCATAATCCCAAGTATAACTGCCAGGTAAATAGCAAATTCCTTCAGGTATTGTTGCCATGCAAAACGCCGCTCCACTTTTTTAACAAGAGCATCGGTAAAATTCTCCGACAGTTTGAATTCCGGCTCCAAGGTTACAGCCTCTTTAAATAATTTGTCTGTATTAAAATTCCGATTATCGTTATACATAGTCAACAAATATATTAGTTTGTTCCAAACGGGCAACTTTTTCAATCTTGCCTTTTAATAATTTACGCGCCCTATTCAGGTAACTTTTTATGGTACCTTCGGGCATTCCGGTAATTTCTTCAATCTCTTTGTACGAGAACTCTTCCAGATGAAACAGGGTAATAACCGTTCGGTAGTTCACCGGCAAGGTCTCAATTAGTTGCAAGAGATATTTTTTTGCTTCTTCCTGCTCAATGCGTTTCTGGTTCAACCCCGGATCCTTTTCGGAAAGAATAAGCTTGGGTTCTTCGCTGTACGACAACTCTCCTCTTCGTTTTAGTCTCCGGTAGTGCGTAATTGCCGTATTGTAGGCAATAGTGGCAATCCAGGTCGACAGTTTGGCATCACCCCTGAAGCGTTTTAATTGTTTAAATACCTTAATAAAAACCTCCTGACAAATGTCTTCCAACTCATCTTCCTGCTGAATAACGCGTCCAACTACGTGCATTACAAGCCGTTGGTGTTTCGAAACCAAAAACCTGAATGCATGGCTATTTCCGTTTAAAACCTGCTGAACCAGTTGCGCATCATTCATAATTAAACCATCTGACTCGGCAAGGTAGGCAAATGTTACAATTATTTTTTAAAAGTTTAAAGCCCAGAAACCATGGCCCAAAGAAAAAGGTGCCTGGTAAATCGTTAATTTACTTTGTAAGTTTTCATTTTGAACAGAAAGCCAAGGGATAACCCTAAGCATTTTATATATTTGCGCAGATTTTTTAAAAACGATTGATTCATTCACGATCAGAAATAAATTTTATACAGATGAGTTTTGTACAAGAGCTGAAATGGAGAGGCATGTTGCACGATATTATGCCGGGAACTGAAGAACAACTTGAAAAAGAATTAACAGCAGCCTATGTTGGCATTGACCCAACAGCCGATTCGTTGC
Above is a genomic segment from uncultured Draconibacterium sp. containing:
- the dnaK gene encoding molecular chaperone DnaK, which codes for MGKIIGIDLGTTNSCVSVMEGNEPVVIPNSEGKRTTPSIVAFVENGERKVGDPAKRQAITNPTKTIFSIKRFMGETFDRVSKEVARVPYKVVKGDNNTPRVQIDDRKYSPQEISAMTLQKMKKTAEDYLGQEVTEAVITVPAYFNDSQRQATKEAGEIAGLTVRRIINEPTAASLAYGLDKMDRDMKIAVFDLGGGTFDISILELGDGVFEVKSTDGDTHLGGDDFDQVIIDWLADEFKSEEGIDLREDPMALQRLKEAAEKAKIELSSSSQTEINLPYIMPVNGIPKHLVKTLSRAKFEQLADSLINATIEPCRKALQNAGLSASDIDEVILVGGSTRIPAIQDKVKEFFGKDASKGVNPDEVVAVGAAIQGGVLTGEVKDVLLLDVTPLSLGIETMGGVMTKLIEANTTIPTKKSETFTTAADNQPSVEIHVLQGERPIASGNKTIGRFHLDGIPPSPRGIPQIEVTFDIDANGILHVHAKDKATGKSQSIRIEASSGLSDEEINRMKSEAEANAEADKQAKETADKINQADSLIFQTEKQLKEFGDKLPADKKGPIEDALKKLKEAHASKDLAAIDAAMNELNTVFQAASQEMYNASQAQGGQPGPDAGQAGPDAGAQGQPKDDGEVTDVDFEEVK
- a CDS encoding RNA pseudouridine synthase, whose protein sequence is MDVIYEDNHIIAINKACGDVVQGDKTGDETVIDKVKKFLKVKYNKPGNVYLGLPHRLDRPTSGILILAKTSKVLPRLNKLFQTKNGMRKVYWAVVDKRPPKYTDTLEHYLRKDQEKNRSYAYTEPRSDAKFASLTYRHVASIERYHLLEIEIHTGRHHQIRVQLRQLNLHIKGDLKYGAPRSNKNKGIHLHARQVELIHPVRKTPLTIVADPPVDPVWDEFMKLFKAGKFSPVEV
- a CDS encoding helix-turn-helix domain-containing protein, which codes for MVISKIQKNCEVCKEPFIPKTVNSVYCSKTCSDTAYRKRKAEKKKEEQRKALAERIPKDRMYLSVPEAIILFGVAKSTLYRLVRQGRIPAINLGTRLVRIERKAVEQMFPIKKERSTTKKNSKVKLYRLEPEDCYTIGEITQKFGISASSVYKHIRKFSIPIRQIGKYVYAPKTEIDSIYESK
- a CDS encoding helix-turn-helix transcriptional regulator, producing MYSLEQTPTEVSKKLAQRFRTLRKQSKLSQKEMAERSGVSLGSLKRFERTGRISLESLLKLMHLLGRLNEIDTILSINENREDIEKLFSK
- a CDS encoding site-specific integrase — encoded protein: MKQLSKTKVTVRLRKAENRNEWYIYLESYPVFVPGKKTPQRIREYLNRSVTTVVWNKKGNARINAKGIKTYKPKRDDNGIIICKSEVDRESMLYADGVRKLRQREYDHADLYNDTGSAQAEQKERLQQNFIDYFTKVTYKRHSNSSKSILINWERSIEFLKLYAGDTLLFSELNLSLAENFRLFLLSAPRGGNKGGKLSHNSASTYFSVFKAALKQAFVDGYLASDLSAKIKGIQWQESRREYLTVEELNKLVATPCERDILKRAALFSALTGLRLIDIQQLKWNEIIVDGDQARLQFTQQKTKGFEYTPISEQALQLCGEVGTPEQLVFDDLPGPAWISRRLKNWIEAAGIKKKITFHNFRHTFATLQLSSGTDIYTVSKMLGHTNVKTTQIYAKVVDEKKNKAAQAIKLDDIKNLKK
- the panB gene encoding 3-methyl-2-oxobutanoate hydroxymethyltransferase; protein product: MSVHSEVRKVTTHRLSEMKLRGEKISMLTSYDYSMAQLVDEAGIDVILVGDSASNVMAGHETTLPITLNEMIYHGASVVRAVNRALVVVDLPFGTYQGNSREALSSAIRIMKETAADAVKLEGGEEVIESVKRILSAGIPVMGHLGLMPQSIHKFGTYTVRAKEDAEAEKLINDAKLLEEAGCYAIVLEKIPASLGERVAQELKIPVIGIGAGGGVDGQVLVIHDMLGITQQFSPRFLRRYHNLAAEIKGAVGNYINDVKSQDFPSDKEQY
- a CDS encoding cytidine deaminase — protein: MRRKELRIMVCEYDAVVELPDADQKLLLAAREACKNAYAPYSKFQVGAALLLENGEMILGSNQENADFTDGLCAERVAMFYANSTYPDVPVKAIAVTAKNAHGIVEHPAQPCGSCRQVLVETESRYNAHMRIILDGRKRIQVFEGADNLLPFAFKPKDLE
- a CDS encoding glucosaminidase domain-containing protein; translated protein: MRHLFSTLLLTLLVINVFSQRITREEYIRKWQLLAIEEMNRSGIPASITMAQGCLESGNGNSELSLKSNNHFGIKCKKSWKGKKVYYDDDRKNECFRSYRTVEDSYIDHTNFLMQNQRYASLFQLKHTDYKGWAKGLKKAGYATAHDYDKRLIRIIEENKLYRLDKKMTFNQIEVQTAHNVLDTDTSGKLTITPFNSHEVTKFNRVKAVVAQKGDTYEILAQELGLKDWELYKFNDQRPGYRPVPNEVVYIKPKKNKTQKNKLTHRVQEGETMHYISQLYGIKLKPLYRRNGLKKGQQPRPGQVIYLRKKK
- a CDS encoding type II toxin-antitoxin system HipA family toxin; translation: MPAIKKITVSLLLEGDIAEVGELVLSDSKIYFRYNADFLKNGLNLSPIKLPFTNDILSADKEPFDGLFGVFNDSLPDGWGRLLLDRSLASKGIDIARITPLDRLAFVGSTGMGALTYKPEIEPAEDTGLIPELDILAYEMNQILQGTSSDIIEELFILGGSSGGARPKVFVGYNPHSNELTHGFDHLPDGYEDWIIKFPSSSDNPEIARIEFAYHKMALQAGIRMSRCRLFEGKSGKVYFGTRRFDRDSGKRLHTHTASGLMHDNFRMSTMDYGHLMDCAFRLEKHVNAYKKVLRLAAFNVYSHNRDDHSKNFSFLMNAKGEWQFAPAYDLTFSNSAYGFHSTMIAGESRNPGRKELLKLADHFGLKKGDVIIEEVQDAINHWPSIAKECGISKTNIQNIQNVLNKIMD